The following DNA comes from Mucilaginibacter jinjuensis.
GGCCATTCATATTTCTTCTGGCTGTCATTGGCGGGATAAAATACAGGTGTATGGCTGCGTTTAAAATGCAACCCGTCTGTACTTGATGCATAACCTAAACGCGAGGTACGGAAACCTATGCCTACGCCAGATTTATCCTCGGCACGGTATAGAACCACAATTTTGCCATTAATAAGTGCAGCTGCAGGGTTAAAGGTATCGTTAGATTCCCAGCTTACCGGCTTATTTAAAATAGGATCGATAAATTTCGAAGTACTATCCGGCGAGATGATCGGGTTAATATTGGCAGGCCTCTTAAATCCCCCGAACGCCCAGTCGGGTAAATGGTTCTGTTGCGCAACAGCGCTGCCAGAAACTATTAAGCATAGGGCAAGGCTTTTAATAAAAGCAGTAAAATTTTTCATAAGTAGTATTCTGGAGATTTTAATATGTTTATCAGTGGTTATCGTTTTTTGTTTTAAAAAATCCTCAAAGCAACATTAGTCTTTAAGTACACTGCTGTTGCTTTGAAGGTTTAAGAGCCAGATGTTTACAGACTATTTTCGATAGTGTAAATAGATAATACTTCCGCATCTGTTAAGGCACGATTGTAGAAACGGATATCATCCAGCGAGCCTATGAAATAGTTGCTACCATGAGGTAAATTTGTTCCAATAGTAAGATCTACAGGTGAAGGAAGCGTAATTGGTGTGCCCGTTACTGCAACCGTTTTAACCAATTTATCATTTACATAAAACTTCATAGTTCCGTTAGTGTATGAAGCCGAAATGAAGGTCCATACATCTTGTGGCACCACACCTGGGTTGCTATCTACATCGTGGTAACCGTCATCAGCGTGGATGGTAAGGAACAGGAAGTTACCACCCTGTAACTGAAATTTAAAGCCATTATAATCATTCAGCGAAAACATATAATTATTGGCATTAGTGGTATGGCGTTTAACCCATATACTGATGGTAAATTCTTTCGGATTTAAATCAAGACTATATGGCACTTCAATATTAGCCCCATTTGCAAAATCATAAGCGCTATTAGTCTGGTTAAAACGGTCAGCCACTAAAGCCGGCAATGTGTTAGTTCCGGAAGGGCCGGTCATCAACGTACCATTATGGCCGTGGCCAGATACATCATTAGCGTTACCCGTAAACGTCCATTGTGCAATCAGGTTCCCCGGCGATACATCTTGTATTAAACGCGACTGAAATGTTACTATAGCACGGTAAAGGTTTGCCGTTGCATTATCAACCTGCTGCTGGCTATACTGGTTTGATGACTTGGTAGCTGTAGCCAGTGTGATAGCTGTTTTT
Coding sequences within:
- a CDS encoding LamG domain-containing protein, which codes for MKILNRYTGLILLAIVLVFNLAACKKDDKQEVFNPNETNISLAIDSANKLYDNTKEGSKPGTYAVGARTDLKTAITLATATKSSNQYSQQQVDNATANLYRAIVTFQSRLIQDVSPGNLIAQWTFTGNANDVSGHGHNGTLMTGPSGTNTLPALVADRFNQTNSAYDFANGANIEVPYSLDLNPKEFTISIWVKRHTTNANNYMFSLNDYNGFKFQLQGGNFLFLTIHADDGYHDVDSNPGVVPQDVWTFISASYTNGTMKFYVNDKLVKTVAVTGTPITLPSPVDLTIGTNLPHGSNYFIGSLDDIRFYNRALTDAEVLSIYTIENSL